A genome region from Clostridium sp. JN-9 includes the following:
- the htpG gene encoding molecular chaperone HtpG, producing the protein MTMEKGNISIHTENIFPIIKKWLYSDKDIFIRELISNGCDAVSKLKSLIGIGEAKIEDSPDFFVKVIFNKTNKTLKFIDNGIGMTEDEVKKYINQVAFSGAEDFIAKYKDKMDEKDQIIGHFGLGFYSAFMVSDKVQIDTLSYKEGSQAVCWTCDGGTEYEITSSSKNDRGTMITLYINKDSEDFLQEFKLREVTEKYCSFLPVKIYIEDEEKSKDDKDKAESKPVNDIHPLWCKSPNSCTDEEYKEFYKKVFHDYNEPLFWIHLNVDYPFNLKGILYFPKMDNQLRAVEGQIKLYNNQVFVADNIKEVIPEFLMLLKGVIDCSDLPLNVSRSFLQKDRNVIKIQKHITKKVADKLTELYKNEREKYNDYWKDINIFIKYGCIREENFYDKVKDILIYKTINGDYTTLKEYLDRNKEKHENKVFYVSDEQQQAQYIKMFKENDLEAVILNTPIDVHFISFLETRENGVKFNRIDSDISETMKDSSAADEDKASAENTEKEIQSIFKEALNNDKLTIKVESLKSEDIPAVMLTDEQSRRMKDMSAMYSGFDANMFKTEESIIINKNSPLIRSVVQLSKNDDKKDDVKLICNHIYDLALMSHKPLGADKMAEFISRSNKILGMLIK; encoded by the coding sequence ATGACAATGGAAAAAGGTAATATTTCAATTCACACAGAAAACATTTTTCCAATAATAAAAAAATGGCTTTATTCTGATAAGGACATCTTTATCAGGGAGCTTATAAGTAATGGATGCGATGCAGTAAGTAAACTTAAAAGCCTAATAGGCATTGGAGAAGCAAAGATTGAAGATTCTCCTGATTTTTTTGTTAAAGTAATATTTAATAAAACAAATAAAACCTTAAAATTTATAGATAATGGCATAGGCATGACTGAAGATGAGGTAAAGAAATATATAAACCAGGTTGCATTTTCAGGTGCTGAGGACTTTATAGCCAAGTATAAAGATAAGATGGATGAAAAAGATCAAATAATAGGCCACTTTGGATTGGGCTTTTATTCTGCATTTATGGTATCAGATAAAGTTCAAATTGATACTTTGTCTTATAAAGAAGGTTCACAAGCTGTATGCTGGACCTGTGACGGTGGTACAGAATACGAAATAACAAGTTCCAGTAAAAATGATCGCGGTACAATGATAACTCTTTATATAAATAAGGACAGTGAAGATTTTCTACAGGAATTTAAACTTAGAGAAGTAACAGAAAAGTATTGCAGCTTCCTCCCTGTTAAGATTTATATTGAAGATGAAGAAAAATCTAAAGATGATAAAGATAAAGCTGAAAGCAAACCTGTAAATGATATCCACCCGCTTTGGTGCAAATCTCCAAACAGCTGTACAGATGAGGAATATAAGGAGTTTTACAAAAAGGTATTCCATGATTATAATGAACCATTGTTCTGGATTCATTTAAATGTGGATTACCCATTTAATTTAAAAGGAATATTATATTTCCCAAAAATGGATAATCAGCTTAGAGCTGTTGAAGGTCAGATAAAACTTTATAATAATCAGGTATTTGTAGCTGATAACATAAAGGAAGTTATTCCTGAATTTTTAATGCTCTTAAAGGGAGTAATTGACTGCTCGGATCTGCCATTGAATGTTTCAAGAAGTTTCCTGCAAAAGGATAGGAATGTAATTAAAATTCAAAAACATATAACCAAAAAAGTAGCGGATAAACTTACTGAGCTTTATAAAAATGAAAGAGAAAAATATAATGACTACTGGAAGGATATAAACATATTTATTAAATATGGATGTATCCGTGAAGAAAACTTTTACGATAAAGTTAAAGACATTTTAATTTATAAAACCATAAATGGTGATTATACAACACTTAAAGAATATTTGGACAGAAACAAGGAAAAGCATGAAAATAAAGTGTTCTATGTATCTGATGAACAGCAGCAGGCACAGTATATTAAAATGTTTAAGGAAAATGACCTGGAGGCAGTTATTCTTAACACTCCTATTGATGTGCATTTTATCAGCTTCCTAGAAACCAGGGAAAATGGAGTTAAGTTTAACAGAATAGATTCTGATATATCTGAAACTATGAAGGATTCCTCTGCAGCAGATGAAGATAAAGCTTCTGCTGAAAATACTGAAAAGGAAATTCAAAGTATTTTCAAAGAAGCATTGAATAATGATAAATTAACCATTAAAGTGGAAAGCCTGAAGTCTGAAGATATTCCTGCAGTAATGCTTACTGACGAGCAGTCAAGAAGAATGAAAGATATGTCTGCAATGTACAGCGGCTTTGATGCTAATATGTTTAAGACTGAAGAAAGTATAATAATTAACAAAAATTCACCTTTAATTAGATCCGTAGTTCAGTTAAGCAAAAATGATGATAAAAAAGATGATGTAAAACTTATATGTAATCACATTTATGATTTAGCACTTATGAGCCATAAGCCCCTTGGTGCAGATAAAATGGCTGAATTTATTTCCAGAAGCAATAAAATCCTGGGAATGTTAATTAAATAG
- the rsgA gene encoding ribosome small subunit-dependent GTPase A encodes MNKNYTLTELGLNEKIINEFNDNFNKGQHYLGRVSIQYKNLYVVETEQGSVHGKINGKMFYNAEGKDDFPAVGDWVVLDRNNEANGEAVIQHIITRKSKFSRKEAGDNFQSQIVAANIDILFICMSLNNNFNLRRMERYISVAWDSGAVPVIVLTKADLCHDYDTNVSNVRRSAIGIDVVVTSNVENLGVEKIKSYMKTGITAAFIGSSGVGKSTLINNLCGKEMLDTGNIGENDKGRHTTTHREMVVLPEGGVVIDTPGMRELHVLDNETGIENSFSDIDELSKKCKFSNCQHETEPGCAVREAIDKGEITLERYLNYVKLQKEAEFMKRKLDKREADKYKKHIIKRNKSIRKVKY; translated from the coding sequence ATGAATAAAAATTATACATTAACAGAATTAGGATTAAATGAAAAAATAATAAATGAATTTAATGATAACTTTAATAAAGGACAGCATTATTTAGGCAGAGTTTCTATTCAATACAAAAATTTATATGTGGTTGAAACAGAACAGGGATCTGTCCATGGTAAGATAAATGGGAAAATGTTTTATAATGCAGAGGGAAAGGACGATTTTCCTGCCGTAGGCGACTGGGTGGTTCTTGATAGAAATAATGAAGCAAATGGAGAAGCAGTAATTCAGCACATCATTACAAGAAAAAGCAAGTTTTCAAGGAAAGAGGCTGGAGACAATTTTCAATCACAAATAGTTGCTGCCAATATAGATATATTATTTATATGCATGTCCTTAAACAATAACTTTAATTTGAGAAGAATGGAAAGATATATCAGTGTGGCATGGGACAGCGGAGCAGTTCCGGTAATAGTTCTTACAAAAGCTGATTTGTGCCATGATTATGATACAAATGTCAGCAATGTAAGAAGAAGTGCCATTGGAATTGATGTAGTGGTTACAAGTAATGTTGAAAACTTAGGAGTGGAGAAAATAAAGTCATATATGAAAACTGGAATAACAGCTGCTTTTATAGGTTCATCAGGAGTTGGAAAATCCACTTTGATTAATAATCTCTGCGGAAAAGAAATGCTTGACACTGGCAATATAGGTGAAAATGATAAAGGAAGGCATACCACAACTCACAGGGAAATGGTGGTACTTCCTGAAGGAGGGGTGGTAATAGATACTCCAGGTATGAGAGAACTGCATGTGCTGGACAATGAAACTGGTATTGAAAACTCATTTTCTGATATTGATGAGCTTTCTAAAAAGTGTAAATTCTCCAATTGTCAGCATGAAACAGAACCGGGCTGCGCTGTTAGAGAAGCTATCGATAAAGGTGAAATCACTTTAGAAAGATATCTTAATTATGTCAAATTACAAAAAGAAGCCGAGTTTATGAAAAGAAAACTGGATAAAAGAGAGGCTGATAAATATAAAAAGCATATAATCAAAAGAAATAAATCGATTAGAAAAGTAAAGTATTAA